Proteins from a single region of Flavobacterium sp. YJ01:
- a CDS encoding porin family protein gives MKKSKLIICALLMCAGAMAQTEKVKLGVKAGLNISNLTFDENELKSSDKTGFTAGLMAEIPLTKSFSVQPELLFSQQGMKLSYSDPEVQNSHYKSTIALNYLNIPIMLKYYVAKGFSLQAGPQVGILLKANNKYQDNFLGYDNHDKMDLKDYSNGVDASVNFGLGYQFQNKFYADVRYNMSYTDVFKDATSNTNYIIKSDMKNRIFQVTVGYFFK, from the coding sequence ATGAAAAAATCAAAGCTGATAATTTGTGCACTATTAATGTGTGCAGGTGCAATGGCTCAGACCGAAAAGGTTAAACTTGGTGTAAAAGCAGGATTAAATATTTCGAATCTTACATTTGATGAAAATGAACTGAAATCATCTGATAAAACAGGATTTACAGCAGGTTTAATGGCAGAAATTCCATTAACAAAAAGTTTTTCTGTACAGCCAGAATTATTATTTAGCCAGCAAGGAATGAAATTATCTTATTCAGATCCAGAAGTTCAAAATTCGCATTATAAAAGTACTATCGCTTTAAACTATTTGAATATTCCGATAATGTTGAAATATTATGTTGCGAAAGGTTTTAGTTTGCAGGCAGGACCTCAAGTAGGAATTTTGTTAAAAGCAAACAACAAATATCAAGATAACTTTTTAGGATATGATAACCATGATAAAATGGATTTGAAAGATTACTCAAATGGAGTAGATGCTTCTGTAAATTTCGGATTGGGTTACCAGTTTCAGAACAAGTTTTATGCAGATGTAAGATATAATATGTCTTATACCGATGTATTTAAAGATGCAACATCAAATACAAATTACATTATTAAAAGTGATATGAAGAACAGAATTTTTCAAGTAACCGTTGGTTATTTTTTTAAGTAG
- a CDS encoding alpha/beta hydrolase, with protein MKNKKYGFYKRITLSFILFSGIFCSNAQNQVIPLWNKIPDEIKAPDYKEKPEIKEGKMQSTSQVSVPTLSIFIPKESKPNQSAVIICPGGGYQHLAFDKEGVKVAEWFNSIGIAAFVLKYRLPTDLTMKNKNVGPLQDAQEAIRYVRQNASKWNIDPKKVGILGFSAGGHLAATASTHYDDKVYESAYKVSARPDFSILIYPVISMENEITHKGSQTNLLGNNPSQDLIDSFSNEKKVTAQTPPTFLIHTTDDTVVMPENSINYYLALKKNAVTAELHLYEKGGHGFGLGVNDTSKFWTRDCAEWLKVNGF; from the coding sequence TTGAAAAATAAAAAGTACGGATTTTACAAAAGAATAACATTAAGTTTTATTCTTTTCTCAGGGATATTTTGTTCAAATGCTCAAAATCAAGTAATTCCGCTTTGGAATAAAATTCCAGACGAAATAAAGGCTCCAGATTATAAAGAAAAGCCCGAAATTAAAGAAGGCAAAATGCAAAGTACAAGTCAGGTTTCTGTACCAACATTAAGTATTTTTATTCCGAAAGAAAGCAAGCCAAACCAATCTGCGGTAATTATTTGTCCAGGAGGCGGTTATCAGCATCTGGCTTTTGATAAAGAAGGAGTAAAAGTTGCTGAATGGTTTAATAGTATCGGAATTGCCGCTTTTGTATTGAAATATAGACTTCCAACAGATTTAACAATGAAAAATAAAAATGTTGGCCCGTTGCAAGATGCACAAGAAGCTATTCGATATGTGAGACAAAATGCTTCAAAATGGAATATTGATCCAAAGAAAGTTGGTATTTTAGGATTTTCTGCCGGAGGACATTTAGCTGCAACTGCCTCAACTCATTATGATGACAAAGTCTATGAATCTGCTTATAAAGTAAGCGCTCGCCCCGATTTTTCTATTTTGATTTATCCTGTTATTTCGATGGAAAATGAAATCACGCATAAAGGCTCGCAAACTAATTTGTTAGGAAATAATCCTTCGCAAGATTTAATAGATTCATTTTCTAATGAAAAAAAAGTTACAGCGCAGACACCGCCAACTTTTTTGATTCATACTACAGACGATACAGTTGTAATGCCCGAAAACAGCATAAATTATTATTTAGCTTTAAAGAAAAATGCGGTTACAGCGGAGTTACATTTGTATGAAAAAGGAGGTCACGGATTTGGTTTGGGCGTAAATGATACAAGTAAATTTTGGACAAGAGATTGTGCAGAATGGCTTAAGGTGAACGGATTTTAA
- a CDS encoding MFS transporter translates to MNQTETVAVNESVKTTGKYRWSICALLFFATTINYLDRQVLSLTWSDFIAPEFHWTNNDYGNITALFSIFYAVSLLFAGRFVDWLDTKKGFLWAIGIWSVGACLHAFCGIATSGIITGNWFVGFHGSKEIISTVSDTALVINVSVALFIFARFVLAVGEAGNFPAAIKTTAEYFPKKDRAFATSIFNAGATVGALAAPITIPFIAKSFGWEMSFIIIGALGFVWMGFWMFMYDKPERHSKVTAEELAYIQQDDIADSKLVGYVPETTTKVSLADCFKYKQTWAFAFGKFMTDGVWWFFLFWTPAYLSSVYGMDSTEAAFPLFILYLITLLSIIGGWLPTYFVEKKGMNPYEGRMRAMLIFAFFPLLALIAQPLGYISYWVPVIIIGIAGAAHQSWSANIFTTVGDMFPKKAIATITGIGGLAGGLGSTLINKGSGVLFDYAKESEMVFMGFKGIEAGYFIIFSICAVCYLTGWIVMKSLVPKYAPITDL, encoded by the coding sequence ATGAATCAAACCGAAACAGTTGCAGTAAATGAGAGCGTTAAGACCACAGGAAAATACCGTTGGAGTATTTGCGCCTTATTGTTTTTTGCAACAACAATCAATTATCTTGACAGACAAGTACTTTCTTTAACTTGGAGTGATTTTATCGCGCCAGAATTTCATTGGACAAATAATGATTACGGAAATATTACGGCGTTATTTTCTATTTTCTACGCAGTTTCGCTATTGTTTGCAGGAAGATTTGTGGATTGGTTAGATACTAAAAAAGGATTTCTTTGGGCAATCGGAATTTGGTCTGTTGGTGCCTGTCTTCATGCATTTTGCGGAATTGCAACTTCTGGAATTATTACAGGAAATTGGTTTGTAGGATTTCATGGTTCAAAAGAAATAATTAGTACAGTAAGCGATACAGCATTGGTAATCAATGTAAGTGTTGCTTTATTTATTTTTGCTCGTTTTGTTTTAGCAGTTGGAGAAGCAGGAAACTTTCCGGCAGCAATTAAAACTACAGCAGAATATTTTCCTAAAAAAGATAGAGCTTTTGCCACCAGTATTTTCAATGCAGGAGCAACTGTTGGAGCTTTGGCAGCGCCAATTACAATTCCGTTTATTGCAAAATCTTTCGGTTGGGAAATGTCTTTTATCATTATCGGAGCTTTAGGTTTTGTTTGGATGGGATTTTGGATGTTTATGTACGATAAGCCAGAAAGACATTCTAAAGTTACAGCAGAAGAATTAGCTTACATTCAGCAAGATGATATTGCAGATAGTAAATTAGTTGGTTACGTTCCTGAAACTACCACGAAAGTTTCTTTAGCAGACTGTTTCAAATACAAACAAACTTGGGCATTTGCTTTCGGTAAATTTATGACAGACGGTGTTTGGTGGTTTTTCTTGTTCTGGACACCAGCTTATTTAAGTTCCGTTTACGGAATGGATTCTACAGAAGCGGCATTTCCATTATTTATACTTTATCTAATCACTTTATTATCAATTATTGGAGGTTGGCTTCCAACTTATTTTGTAGAGAAAAAAGGAATGAATCCTTACGAAGGACGAATGAGAGCAATGTTAATTTTTGCCTTTTTTCCGCTTTTAGCATTAATCGCACAACCATTAGGATACATTAGTTATTGGGTTCCAGTAATCATTATCGGAATTGCGGGAGCAGCGCACCAATCATGGTCGGCAAATATCTTTACAACTGTTGGAGATATGTTTCCTAAAAAAGCAATTGCAACAATTACAGGAATTGGAGGTTTAGCAGGAGGTTTAGGATCGACTTTAATTAATAAAGGATCAGGAGTTTTGTTTGATTATGCAAAAGAATCTGAAATGGTTTTTATGGGATTCAAAGGAATAGAAGCTGGATATTTTATCATTTTCTCAATTTGCGCAGTTTGTTACTTAACTGGTTGGATTGTAATGAAATCACTAGTTCCTAAATATGCTCCAATTACTGATTTATAA
- the kduI gene encoding 5-dehydro-4-deoxy-D-glucuronate isomerase, translating into MTKYSSRYASSPEAVKKYDTQQLREEFLIDDLMQEDEVVLVYSHYDRYIAGSAVPVKGDLTLETIDPLKAPYFLERRELGIINVGGSGSVVVEGTSYALGFKDALYIGSGNKDVVFKSDDSSNPAKFYLNSAPAHTTYPTKKVSLEEANKLQLGTMETANHRTVNQMIIGSVVTTCQLQMGMTELKPGSVWNTMPAHVHDRRMEVYFYLDIPENQAVCHFMGQPQETRHIWMNNHQAVISPPWSIHSGSGTSNYTFIWGMAGENLDYGDMDVCKITDLR; encoded by the coding sequence ATGACAAAATATAGTTCAAGATACGCGTCAAGTCCAGAAGCAGTTAAAAAATATGATACACAACAATTGAGAGAAGAATTCTTAATTGATGACTTAATGCAAGAGGATGAAGTAGTGTTGGTTTATTCGCATTACGATAGATACATTGCAGGTTCTGCAGTTCCTGTAAAAGGCGATTTAACTTTAGAAACTATTGATCCGCTAAAAGCACCTTATTTTTTAGAAAGAAGAGAATTAGGAATTATTAATGTTGGTGGAAGCGGTTCTGTGGTTGTTGAAGGAACTTCTTATGCGTTAGGTTTTAAAGATGCTTTGTATATCGGAAGCGGGAACAAAGATGTTGTTTTTAAAAGTGATGATAGCAGTAATCCTGCAAAATTCTATTTGAATTCTGCTCCAGCTCATACAACTTATCCAACTAAAAAAGTAAGTTTAGAAGAAGCGAATAAATTGCAGTTGGGTACAATGGAAACGGCTAATCACCGTACAGTAAATCAAATGATTATTGGAAGCGTGGTGACAACTTGCCAATTGCAAATGGGAATGACAGAATTGAAACCAGGAAGTGTTTGGAATACAATGCCAGCTCACGTTCACGATCGTAGAATGGAAGTTTATTTCTATTTGGATATTCCAGAAAACCAAGCAGTTTGCCATTTTATGGGACAACCACAAGAAACAAGACATATTTGGATGAACAATCATCAGGCAGTAATCTCTCCGCCTTGGTCAATTCACTCAGGTTCAGGAACTAGTAATTATACTTTTATCTGGGGAATGGCTGGTGAAAACCTAGATTACGGAGATATGGATGTTTGTAAAATCACAGATTTAAGATAA
- a CDS encoding gluconate 5-dehydrogenase, with product MTNLFDIKGKVALITGSTHGLGMAMAKGLGQAGATIVVNGNSSQEKIDHAVAELKSEGINAVGYKFNVTEEQQVKEAVAKIESEVGSIDILINNAGIIKRIPLLDMEVSDFREVVDIDLVSPFIVSKHVAKGMIERRQGKIINICSMMSELGRNTVSAYAAAKGGLKMLTKNMATEWAKYNVQINGIGPGYFATEQTKPIRVDGHPFNDFIISRTPAAKWGDPSDLAGAAIFLSSKASDFVNGHILYVDGGILATIGKPSNEE from the coding sequence ATGACAAACTTATTTGATATAAAAGGAAAAGTTGCCCTTATCACAGGAAGTACGCACGGATTGGGAATGGCAATGGCAAAAGGACTTGGGCAAGCTGGAGCTACAATTGTAGTAAACGGTAATTCTTCTCAAGAAAAAATTGATCATGCTGTAGCGGAGTTAAAAAGCGAAGGTATTAATGCTGTTGGTTATAAATTTAATGTAACAGAAGAGCAACAAGTAAAAGAAGCTGTTGCTAAAATTGAAAGTGAAGTTGGATCAATCGATATCTTAATTAACAATGCAGGAATTATTAAAAGAATTCCGCTTTTAGATATGGAAGTTTCAGATTTCAGAGAAGTTGTAGATATAGATTTAGTAAGTCCATTTATCGTTTCTAAGCATGTTGCAAAAGGAATGATCGAAAGACGTCAAGGAAAAATCATCAACATTTGCTCGATGATGAGTGAATTAGGAAGAAATACTGTTTCTGCTTACGCAGCTGCAAAAGGAGGCTTAAAAATGCTGACTAAAAACATGGCAACAGAATGGGCAAAATACAATGTTCAAATTAACGGAATTGGACCTGGATATTTTGCTACAGAACAAACAAAACCAATTAGAGTTGACGGACATCCGTTTAACGATTTTATTATAAGCAGAACTCCTGCTGCAAAATGGGGAGATCCAAGTGATTTAGCTGGAGCTGCAATATTTTTATCATCCAAAGCGAGTGATTTTGTAAACGGTCACATTTTATATGTTGATGGCGGAATCTTAGCAACAATTGGAAAACCTTCAAACGAAGAATAA
- the uxaC gene encoding glucuronate isomerase yields the protein MSANTFIHDNFLLENKYAEELYHNYSKNQPIIDYHNHLNPQFIAEDKIFDNITNVWINGDHYKWRAMRTLGINEQFVTGNGSDKDKFLNWAKTVPYTMRNPLYHWTHLELARYFDIYDLLNEKSAEKIYIETSEKVNSPAYSTQNLLKKVNAELVCTTEDPIDSLEYHKKFENNSTGIKMSTAFRPDKAILIANDGYNAYLDTLGDVSGIAINTFTDLQAALRNRIEFFNANGCKLSDHGLDQIYFEEFTESEVATIFKKKRENRIISPEEALKFQSAVLIFLCETYHEFGWVQQFHLGALRNNNARMHRILGPDTGWDSIGDYPQAQKLSGFLNALDSKDKLSKTIIYNLNPADNEVMATMIGNFNDGSVRGKVQFGSGWWFLDQKDGMTKQLNALSNMGLISCFVGMLTDSRSFLSFPRHEYFRRILCNLLGDEIKRGELPNDMEWIGKLVSDISYNNAKEYFKF from the coding sequence ATGAGCGCAAATACATTCATACACGACAATTTTTTATTAGAAAATAAATACGCTGAAGAGTTATATCACAATTACTCTAAAAACCAGCCAATTATTGATTACCACAATCACTTAAATCCGCAGTTTATTGCTGAGGATAAGATTTTTGATAACATTACGAATGTATGGATCAATGGAGATCACTACAAATGGCGTGCAATGCGTACATTAGGGATCAACGAGCAGTTTGTAACAGGAAATGGTTCAGATAAAGATAAATTCTTAAACTGGGCAAAAACAGTTCCGTACACGATGCGTAATCCTTTGTACCACTGGACACATTTAGAGTTAGCGCGCTATTTTGACATTTATGATTTGTTGAATGAAAAGTCGGCTGAGAAAATTTACATCGAAACTTCAGAGAAAGTAAATTCTCCAGCTTACAGCACACAAAACCTTCTTAAAAAAGTAAACGCTGAATTAGTTTGTACAACAGAAGATCCAATTGATAGTTTAGAATATCACAAAAAATTCGAAAACAATTCGACTGGAATTAAAATGAGTACGGCTTTCAGACCTGATAAAGCCATCTTAATTGCTAATGATGGTTATAATGCATATCTGGACACATTAGGGGATGTGTCCGGTATTGCAATTAACACTTTTACTGATTTGCAAGCTGCATTAAGAAACAGAATTGAATTCTTTAATGCAAACGGATGTAAATTAAGTGATCATGGTTTAGATCAAATTTATTTTGAAGAATTTACAGAATCTGAGGTTGCTACAATTTTCAAAAAGAAAAGAGAAAACAGAATTATTTCGCCAGAAGAAGCTTTAAAATTCCAAAGTGCTGTTTTGATTTTCTTATGCGAAACGTATCACGAGTTTGGATGGGTACAACAATTTCACTTAGGGGCATTGCGTAATAACAACGCTCGTATGCACAGAATTTTAGGTCCAGATACAGGATGGGATTCTATTGGAGATTATCCTCAGGCTCAAAAACTTTCAGGTTTCTTAAATGCTTTAGACAGCAAAGATAAATTGAGTAAAACAATTATCTATAACTTGAATCCAGCTGATAACGAAGTTATGGCGACTATGATTGGAAATTTCAACGACGGAAGTGTTCGCGGAAAAGTACAATTTGGTTCAGGATGGTGGTTCTTAGATCAAAAAGACGGAATGACAAAGCAGTTAAATGCGCTTTCAAATATGGGATTAATTAGCTGTTTCGTTGGAATGCTGACAGATTCTAGAAGTTTCTTATCGTTCCCAAGACACGAATATTTCAGACGTATTTTATGTAATCTTTTGGGAGACGAAATCAAACGCGGTGAATTGCCAAATGATATGGAATGGATTGGAAAATTAGTTTCTGATATTTCATATAACAACGCTAAAGAATATTTTAAGTTTTAA